From Helicoverpa armigera isolate CAAS_96S chromosome 17, ASM3070526v1, whole genome shotgun sequence, one genomic window encodes:
- the LOC110374366 gene encoding microfibrillar-associated protein 1, with protein MNVLPAQPVGIQSTAGAVPIRNEKGEISMQKVKVQRYISGKKPDYAQGASSSEESDTEDFIEQQKPDRRQQTLPQIISKKEEHLSDSEKEVDDPRLRRLRQAAKSPPRRAEHKPEIIDAEPEVESDTSVEEARDSSESEDELDEEEIERRRQALKAKLAAREAEKEVLGRDDDEEMLDGDKEESGSSDTEYTDSEEDTGPRVKPVFVRASDRMTVQERERKVKQQKKEEVEARKEKEERRREALKLVEETIRSEQRSTQGEQKEGNINDVCTDDENDELEYEAWKLREMKRIKRDKEEREAVEKELLSIERMRNMTEEERRVEQRLNPKLVTNKSVKGKYKFLQKYYHRGAFYLDKEDEVFKQDFSGPTLDDHFDKTVLPKVMQVKKFGRSGRTKYTHLVDQDTTEFDSAWSNEGAAARLANFRGGMKQVFDKPSAKRKHNV; from the exons ATGAACGTGCTACCAGCCCAACCCGTTGGGATACAGAGCACGGCTGGTGCTGTGCCCATTCGAAATGAAAAGG GAGAAATTTCTATGCAAAAAGTAAAGGTTCAGAGGTACATATCGGGTAAAAAGCCAGATTATGCCCAGGGCGCTTCATCCTCAGAAGAGTCTGACACAGAGGATTTTATAGAGCAGCAGAAACCAGACCGTAGACAGCAGACCTTACCACAAATCATCAGTAAGAAAGAAGAACATCTTAGTGATTCTGAGAAAGAG GTGGACGATCCTCGTCTCCGTCGATTACGTCAAGCAGCGAAGTCCCCACCACGGCGAGCAGAACATAAACCGGAGATCATTGATGCAGAACCAGAAGTAGAATCTGATACCAGCGTAGAGGAAGCCCGGGACTCTTCTGAGAGTGAGGATGAACTTGACGAGGAAGAGATTGAGAGGCGCCGACAGGCTCTCAAAGCAAAGCTTGCAGCCAG GGAAGCTGAGAAGGAGGTTCTTGGAagggatgatgatgaggaaatGTTGGATGGAGACAAGGAAGAGAGTGGTTCATCAGACACTGAGTATACAGACAGTGAAGAAGATACAG GCCCGCGCGTCAAACCTGTGTTCGTAAGAGCGTCAGACAGAATGACTGTGCAAGAGCGAGAGCGTAAAGTTAAGCAGCAAAAGAAGGAAGAAGTAGAAGCCaggaaagaaaaagaagaaaggaGAAGGGAAGCTTTGAAACTTGTTGAAGAGACTATTCGGTCGGAACAAAGGAGTACACAG GGTGAACAAAAAGAAGGCAATATAAACGACGTATGTACTGACGACGAAAATGACGAGCTTGAGTACGAAGCGTGGAAGCTGCGTGAAATGAAGCGCATCAAACGCGACAAGGAGGAACGAGAAGC TGTCGAAAAGGAGTTGCTTTCAATCGAGCGTATGCGTAACATGACGGAAGAGGAACGTCGCGTGGAACAGCGTCTGAACCCGAAACTCGTTACCAACAAATCCGTGAAGGGCAAATACAAGTTCCTGCAAAAATACTATCACAG agGTGCCTTCTACTTGGACAAAGAAGACGAAGTGTTCAAACAAGACTTCTCTGGTCCAACTCTGGATGATCACTTTGATAAGACTGTTTTACCTAAG gTGATGCAAGTAAAGAAATTCGGTCGTTCAGGTCGGACAAAATACACTCATCTCGTTGACCAAGACACCACAGAGTTTGATTCTGCCTGGAGCAACGAGGGCGCAGCCGCAAGGCTAGCTAACTTCCGAGGCGGCATGAAACAAGTTTTCGATAAACCCTCCGCTAAGAGGAAGCATAATGTGTGA
- the LOC110374367 gene encoding uncharacterized protein LOC110374367 — translation MAATSELPSLDKLISKTLSGEELQEYNRIHYGRTDHQELCISELSQEAAKEYCFEIAAYNFSAKKEEHRLPRVVRVGVIQHSIGTSTDQPIVEQRQAIFEKVRKILECAGEERVGIICLQEAWSMPFAFCTREKQPWCEFAEAVDGRSTQFLKEFAIKYDMVIVSSILERDEVHGDTLWNTAVVINEEGKVIGKHRKNHIPRVGDFNESTYYMEGNTGHPVFDTKYGKIAINICYGRHHPLNWLMFGVNGAEIVFNPSATVSGLSEHLWGIEARNAAIANSYFTCAINRVGTESFPNEFTSGDGKPAHKEFGHFYGSSYITAPDGARTPSLSRVKDGLLIAQIDLNLCRQIKDKWGFRMTQRLDLYADSLSKAIKHEFTPQVIRNN, via the coding sequence ATGGCAGCAACATCGGAACTTCCAAGCTTGGATAAACTCATATCAAAGACCTTATCCGGAGAAGAACTGCAAGAGTACAATAGAATTCACTATGGGAGAACAGATCATCAGGAACTATGTATAAGTGAACTCAGTCAAGAAGCAGCAAAAGAGTACTGCTTTGAAATAGCGGCGTACAACTTTTCTGCTAAAAAAGAAGAACACAGGCTTCCGCGAGTAGTAAGAGTTGGAGTTATTCAACATTCTATCGGTACATCCACTGACCAACCAATAGTAGAACAGCGCCAGGCTATTTTTGAGAAGGTTCGGAAAATTCTCGAGTGCGCTGGAGAAGAACGTGTCGGTATTATCTGTTTACAAGAAGCATGGAGCATGCCCTTTGCCTTTTGTACAAGGGAGAAACAACCATGGTGTGAATTCGCAGAGGCTGTAGATGGACGCAGCACTcagtttttaaaagaatttgcCATCAAATATGATATGGTTATTGTATCATCCATTTTAGAAAGAGATGAAGTTCATGGAGACACTCTTTGGAACACAGCTGTAGTTATCAATGAGGAGGGCAAGGTAATTGGAAAACACCGCAAGAACCACATCCCCCGTGTTGGAGATTTCAATGAATCAACTTATTACATGGAAGGGAATACTGGGCATCCTGTATTTGATACTAAGTATGGCAAGATAGCTATCAATATTTGCTATGGGCGTCATCACCCATTAAACTGGCTAATGTTTGGGGTAAATGGAGCTGAGATTGTGTTTAATCCTTCAGCTACAGTGTCAGGATTAAGTGAACATCTTTGGGGTATTGAAGCCAGGAATGCTGCTATAGCTAACAGCTATTTCACTTGTGCTATAAACAGAGTGGGCACTGAATCCTTCCCTAATGAATTTACTTCTGGAGATGGGAAACCAGCCCATAAAGAATTTGGCCACTTTTATGGCTCAAGCTATATCACTGCTCCAGATGGTGCTAGAACTCCTTCCTTATCCAGAGTAAAAGATGGCTTGCTAATAGCACAGATTGATTTGAACTTATGTCGTCAAATAAAGGATAAATGGGGTTTCAGAATGACCCAGCGCCTTGATTTATATGCAGATAGTCTCAGCAAGGCCATCAAGCATGAGTTTACACCTCAAGTTATTCGCAACAATTAA
- the LOC110374368 gene encoding eukaryotic translation initiation factor 2 subunit 2, with the protein MDDDMVFDPSLKKKKKKKTGFDLDAALAGEQGESTSVEAPAGTGDVDLPEDDNLDLDNFGKKKKKKKKGVFNMEELENTLPETPPAEEPEQQEDEVIDDLDLDIDFSKTKKKKKKKNIEELVLEDDSKGEDQENVEDVSGDLWSGTDRDYTYDELLERVFDIMREKNPSMVSGKKQKFIMRPPQVVRIGTKKTSFANFTEICKTLHRQPKHLLDFLLAELGTSGSVDGNSQLIIKGRFQQKQIENVLRRYIKEYVTCHTCRSPDTILQKDTRLFFLQCETCGSRCSVASIKSGFQAVTGKRAAIRAKTA; encoded by the coding sequence ATGGATGACGATATGGTATTTGATCCATCtttaaagaagaagaagaaaaagaagaccGGTTTCGATTTAGACGCCGCTCTCGCAGGCGAGCAAGGTGAGAGCACGAGCGTGGAGGCGCCCGCTGGGACGGGTGACGTCGACTTGCCCGAGGATGATAACCTCGATTTGGATAATTTtggaaagaaaaagaagaagaagaagaagggaGTCTTCAATATGGAGGAACTCGAAAACACGTTACCGGAAACACCCCCGGCTGAAGAGCCGGAACAACAGGAGGACGAAGTTATTGATGACTTGGATCTAGACATTGACttctcaaaaactaaaaagaagaagaagaagaaaaacattGAGGAACTCGTCCTTGAAGATGATAGTAAGGGAGAAGACCAAGAAAATGTGGAGGATGTCAGTGGTGACTTGTGGAGTGGCACAGACCGAGATTACACGTACGACGAGCTCCTGGAGCGAGTGTTCGACATCATGCGTGAAAAGAATCCTAGCATGGTCTCTGGCAAGAAACAGAAATTCATCATGAGACCTCCCCAAGTCGTCAGAATTGGTACTAAGAAAACATCCTTTGCCAATTTCACAGAGATCTGTAAAACTCTGCATCGGCAGCCTAAACATTTACTAGACTTTTTATTGGCTGAGTTGGGTACAAGTGGGTCTGTGGATGGTAACAGTCAGCTTATTATTAAAGGTCGTTTCCAGCAGAAACAGATAGAGAATGTCCTTCGTCGGTATATCAAGGAATATGTTACTTGTCACACATGCCGTTCCCCTGACACCATCCTGCAGAAAGATACTCGATTATTCTTCCTTCAGTGTGAAACATGTGGTTCCCGTTGCTCTGTGGCCAGCATCAAGTCTGGTTTCCAGGCTGTGACCGGAAAGCGTGCTGCCATCCGTGCAAAGACTGCATAG
- the LOC110374364 gene encoding large ribosomal subunit protein mL65, translating into MYLNRVHRTFPKLKKLLTRQQSQAALVEQNEYTESPEYPPILDMSLQGRKLRQRQAVYKKIQELNTVEEKQIALNIPRYYGWKCIMFNEDKVPYNAMPLVQYYTRSHFIPTEKLPEFYNDTGAAADAIVQEIKALIEEAILIENDGVDRTFTSALDKPEVSQKEDALAKCIVRQINRIVINNLTDKVDHILSSQVDYDPRHEAFWFVGGIHPPHKLVAWRKQYGGLKDRWYEPIDRAVQYVGTPILTIRNRQPLKPLVPYSEAENPEFRVPKFDHNPKAVGYFTDNRHGTNIPGFWPGDFDEFGSLSYHGRGHILARKPSFGPEDNLEALHCQAIKSSFGWLLAQANNQGFTTYNDITYPLVTQTVVTNGQLWSLYAYQLNTIEFHNDNVDNPKSNICFGTKPLKLYDSIENGKVQGLNEEVLKMLVQFYLNAPEEREHEMKPYLGQEEQVVADIEDDNKRRWLEARYKHLVSNRPKHLLIPEIYQWEQIYKIKFNTRFFEKRRRPFELGISPFNRRLDEHLPPYIPKVLRPYPRSRKKFETTYYPKIYE; encoded by the exons ATGTATCTAAATAGGGTTCACCGAACATTTCCtaaattaaaaaagcttttaacaAGACAACAGTCTCAAGCAGCATtagtagaacaaaatgaatacaCAGAATCACCGGAATATCCTCCAATTTTGGACATGTCTCTGCAAGGCAGAAAATTACGACAGAGGCAGGCAGTATATAAGAAAATTCAAGAATTAAATACTgttgaagaaaaacaaatagcATTAAATATACCGCGTTATTATGGTTGGAAGTGTATAATGTTCAACGAGGACAAAGTTCCATACAATGCTATGCCTCTGGTGCAGTATTACACAAGAAGTCATTTCATTCCTACAGAAAAACTACCGGAATTTTATAATGATACAGGTGCAGCAGCTGACGCCATTGTTCAAGAAATTAAAGCTCTTATAGAGGAAGCTATTCTAATAGAAAATGATGGTGTGGA ccGAACATTCACCAGTGCCTTAGATAAACCTGAAGTTTCACAGAAAGAGGATGCATTAGCTAAATGTATAGTAAGACAAATCAACAGAATTGTCATCAATAACTTGACAGATAAAGTGGACCATATATTGTCTTCTCAA GTTGACTATGATCCCCGGCATGAAGCATTTTGGTTTGTTGGTGGTATTCACCCACCACACAAACTAGTGGCCTGGAGGAAACAGTATGGGGGACTTAAAGATCGCTGGTATGAACCCATTGACAGGGCAGTCCAATATGTTG gtACTCCCATATTAACAATCAGAAACCGTCAGCCTCTGAAACCACTTGTGCCATACAGTGAAGCAGAGAATCCTGAGTTTAGAGTACCGAAGTTTGATCACAATCCAAAAGCTGTTGGATATTTTACAGATAACAGACATGGCACCAATATACcag GATTCTGGCCTGGTGATTTTGATGAATTTGGCTCCCTGTCTTATCATGGACGTGGTCATATTCTTGCAAGAAAACCTTCATTTGGACCTGAAGATAATCTAGAAGCATTGCACTGTCAAGCTATTAAGTCTAGCTTTGGTTGGCTGTTGGCTCAAGCAAATAATCAAGGTTTTACTACATACAATGATATCACCTATCCTTTAGTTACACAAACTGTTGTTACAAATGGTCAGCTATGGTCTCTGTATGCATACCAATTGAATACCATTGAATTCCATAATGACAATGTTGATAACCCAAAAAGCAACATTTGCTTTGGAACAAAGCCTCTGAAGTTATATGACTCCATAGAGAATGGGAAAGTTCAAGGGCTTAATGAAGAGGTTTTGAAGATGCTTGTGCAGTTCTACTTAAATGCTCCTGAGGAACGAGAACATGAGATGAAACCATATTTAGGACAGGAAGAACAAGTTGTAGCAGATATTGAAGATGATAACAAGCGCCGTTGGCTTGAAGCCCGATACAAACATCTAGTATCTAACAGGCCCAAGCACCTTCTAATTCCGGAGATATATCAGTGGGAGCAGATTTATAAGATTAAGTTCAACACCAGATTCTTTGAAAAAAGGAGACGGCCATTTGAACTTGGTATCAGTCCCTTCAACAGAAGATTGGATGAGCATTTACCACCCTATATTCCTAAAGTTTTGCGGCCATATCCTAGGAGCAGAAAGAAGTTCGAAACAACTTATTACCCTAAGATCTAtgaataa
- the LOC110374356 gene encoding putative elongator complex protein 1: protein MKNLNIWNVSFGDLNLKSENKLIVCNGHDEVSSSNELYVCTHNLSVICFDENNEAKWTKDLSDIASPDNSPVNITFLGLTNTLCVGLANGELITISDNGNTVDSAGVCDNGLLAMEWSPDQELLVLVTKDMNMILMNMFDPIHEINLFNEEFGEKQFITVGWGKKETQFHGSAGKQAAKVKNEVVADPTVGDDAVKISWRGDGNLYAVGFMMNGIRRFKVFDKEGHLQYTSEKQQGLESNLSWRPSGNLIATTQKLNEKYLVSFFEKNGLKHGEFDVPVNANTVVEDITWSSDSEILTLQCRDTVSNIQTVLLYTIGNYHWYLKQTLTFNAEQNISRIMWDNDFDIANNKKLHVFLHNGQHFSYNWIWNVDHSRGFGTDDDAVVAVIDGNKLLLTGFRQTVVPPPMSAFEIHVDANINSVHFAPQKQKEGDPDPNSFFVFTSDNKLVFYRQTNKFPLQYEISKIVEANKYDFPFQCYNWFWVNAETLICNAVYNSDTDNLVELLIGSEKIEKKDESSLPAPVARIQSHPSNPCAVFLQLQDGIIVQEKLGEDLEIQDVSFQVACPKFDVLLVENEVHFIGLSHKGHLYINDRVIMNNVSSFFVHTHFLLLTTLQHVLLCTELTKAGLEAISEYQKTESNHVYKRKIERGAKLVIAVPNDTRTVFQMPRGNLETIQPRPLSLKIIGEYLDRLQYHEAFDLMRKQRINLNLIYDHDPDKFVKNIEIFLESVQNISWLNLFLSDLENSDVTKTMYSSSYAGKPDKPKSDVDSKIQNICDIVREYLKKRTDSDCKILPLLTTFVKKNTMKDLESALSIIKELKIQESGGSKLPVGSDEALKYLLYMVDVNQLFDVALGMYDFDLVLLVAYKSQKDPKEYVPMLDELNEMEENYKRFTINKHLKRFDRAVESLVLCGEKRHNELKTFVKYHSLYREALALFSPNDEIFKEISDDFGLYLKLKKQFTEAGLVYERAQIIDKAIECYKEASEWELAISLAKVTWPEADFKNLCWELVNGLKEQKRHKEALTVLDQYYGNNEETISYAIECGQYKTALRLCSQYQKSHLKDEKILPAILEEYKNMKELIENNFATFIRHRERLQFVRENKTKHPVDTFDFYTNKDSDLYSDAGSTLASSSRGSSRSFRSSKNRRKHERKVASLKEGSQYEDVALVMTLHTLVTATFDLRLQIKEVVIALSYFSKDKEAYILQTSLEKVLKEMKDSFKQIWTNELVLEATNATIAAQNVPEGQSIIPQGIATLEPHIRIAPVIADISWKLEGLN from the exons atgaaaaacttaaatatttggaACGTCTCCTTTGGAGATCTCAACCTAAAATCGGAAAACAAACTCATAGTATGTAATGGCCATGACGAAGTCAGCTCCTCTAACGAACTATATGTTTGTACACATAACCTCAGTGTGAtatgttttgatgaaaataatgaGGCAAAGTGGACTAAAGATCTGTCGGATATTGCGTCTCCGGACAACAGTCCTGTGAACATTACATTTCTCGGACTGACCAACACTCTTTGTGTGGGACTGGCGAATGGTGAACTAATTACCATCAGCGACAATGGCAATACTGTGGACTCAGCTGGAGTCTGCGACAATGGCTTACTG GCCATGGAATGGAGTCCCGACCAAGAGCTTCTGGTACTGGTCACGAAAGACATGAACATGATTCTAATGAATATGTTCGATCCCATACATGAGATCAACTTGTTCAATGAAGAGTTTGGAGAGAAACAATTCATAACCGTTGGCTGGGGGAAGAAGGAAACTCAGTTCCATGGATCAGCTGGCAAACAGGCTGCTAAAGTGAAGAATGAAGTTGTTGCAG atcCAACAGTAGGTGATGATGCAGTTAAAATATCCTGGAGAGGAGATGGAAATTTGTATGCAGTAGGTTTTATGATGAATGGAATCAGAAGATTCAAAGTTTTTGACAAAGAAGGACATTTACAGTACACAAGTGAAAAACAACAAGGCTTAGAATCAAACTTATCTTGGAGACCCAGTGGAAATCTCATAGCTACAACAcagaaacttaatgaaaaatatttagtgtCCTTCTTTGAGAAAAATGGCTTAAAACATGGAGAATTTGATGTTCCTGTAAATGCTAACACAGTGGTAGAGGACATCACTTGGAGTTCAGACTCAGAAATATTAACTTTACAGTGCAGAGACACTGTAAGTAATATACAGACTGTGCTTCTGTATACAATTGGCAATTACCATTGGTACCTTAAACAAACATTAACCTTCAACGCTGAACAGAATATAAGCAGGATCATGTGGGATAATGACTTTGATATAGCCAACAATAAGAAGCTGCATGTGTTTTTACATAATGGGCAACATTTTTCATACAATTGGATTTGGAATGTAGATCACAGCAGAGGTTTTGGGACTGATGATGATGCAGTAGTAGCAGTCATTGATGGAAATAAACTACTTTTGACAGGTTTTAGACAAACTGTTGTGCCACCACCAATGTCAGCCTTTGAAATACATGTGGATGCAAATATCAACTCTGTCCACTTTgctcctcaaaaacaaaaagaagGGGACCCTGACCCtaattctttctttgtttttactTCAGACAATAAGTTGGTATTTTATAGACAAACTAATAAGTTTCCTCTGCAGTATGAAATTTCTAAAATTGTGGAggcaaataaatatgattttccTTTTCAATGTTACAATTGGTTCTGGGTTAATGCTGAGACCCTAATATGTAATGCTGTTTATAACAGCGACACTGACAATTTGGTGGAGCTCCTCATTGGCTCAGAGAAAATCGAAAAGAAGGATGAAAGTTCTTTGCCTGCACCTGTAGCTAGGATTCAATCTCACCCTTCTAATCCTTGTGCTGTATTTTTGCAACTCCAAGATGGAATAATTGTACAAGAGAAACTTGGAGAAGATTTAGAAATTCAGGATGTCTCATTTCAAGTAGCATGTCCGAAATTTGATGTGCTTCTAGTAGAAAACGAGGTACATTTCATAGGATTATCACATAAAGGTCATCTTTATATAAATGATAGAGTGATAATGAACAATGTTAGTTCATTCTTTGTCCATACTCATTTCCTATTGCTAACAACACTGCAACATGTGCTTCTGTGCACTGAATTAACAAAGGCAGGTCTTGAAGCTATTAGTGAATATCAAAAAACTGAATCCAATCATGTCTATAAGAGGAAAATTGAAAGAGGAGCAAAATTAGTCATAGCTGTACCAAATGATACTAGGACAGTGTTTCAAATGCCAAGGGGAAATCTTGAAACCATTCAACCAAGGCCTTTATCATTGAAGATTATTGGAGAATACCTTGATCGTCTACAGTATCATGAGGCATTTGACCTCATGAGAAAACAAAGGATCAATTTGAATCTCATTTATGACCATGATCCAGATAAGTTCgtaaaaaacattgaaatatttttggaatcagttcaaaacatttcatgGCTAAATCTGTTTCTTTCTGATCTAGAAAATTCGGATGTGACAAAAACTATGTACTCTAGTAGTTACGCTGGCAAACCAGACAAACCAAAAAGTGATGTAGATTCTAAAATCCAAAATATATGTGATATTGTAAGAGAATATTTGAAAAAGAGGACAGACAGTGATTGTAAGATATTACCTTTATTGACGACctttgtaaagaaaaatacaatgaaagaTTTAGAAAGTGCTCTATCAATCATTAAAGAACTTAAAATTCAGGAATCTGGTGGATCAAAGTTACCTGTAGGGTCAGATGAAGCACTGAAATACTTATTGTATATGGTTGATGTAAATCAACTCTTTGATGTTGCTCTTGGCATGTACGACTTTGACTTAGTTCTACTAGTTGCATATAAATCTCAGAAAGATCCTAAAGAATATGTCCCAATGCTTGATGAACTGAATGAAATGGAAGAAAACTACAAAAGATTTACgattaacaaacatttaaagCGGTTTGACAGAGCAGTAGAGAGCCTTGTACTTTGTGGAGAAAAAAGACATAATGAGTTAAAAACTTTCGTGAAGTACCACAGTCTTTATAGAGAAGCGTTGGCTCTGTTTTCACCAAATGATGAAATATTCAAGGAAATATCAGACGACTTTGGCCTTTATTTGAAACTGAAGAAGCAATTCACAGAAGCTGGGTTGGTTTATGAAAGAGCGCAAATTATAGATAAAGCCATTGAATGTTATAAAGAGGCTTCAGAATGGGAATTGGCAATAAGTTTAGCTAAAGTTACTTGGCCTGAAGCTGATTTCAAGAATTTGTGTTG GGAACTAGTAAACGGCTTAAAAGAACAAAAGCGACACAAGGAAGCATTAACAGTTCTGGATCAGTACTACGGGAACAATGAAGAAACAATTTCGTATGCGATTGAATGTGGCCAGTATAAAACAGCGTTAAGACTCTGTTCCCAATATCAAAAATCTCATTTGAAAg ATGAAAAAATTCTACCAGCTATATTAGAAGAATACAAGAATATGAAAGAActtattgaaaacaattttgCAACATTCATAAGACATCGTGAGCGCCTACAGTTTGTcagagaaaataaaacaaaacatcctGTGGACACATTTGATTTCTATACAAACAAGGACAGCGATTTATATTCTGATGCAGGAAGCACTCTGGCTTCATCGTCTAGAGGTTCAAG CCGATCATTCCGTTCGAGTAAGAACAGACGAAAACACGAGCGTAAAGTGGCGTCGCTAAAAGAAGGTTCTCAGTATGAAGATGTTGCTCTGGTGATGACTTTACATACCCTGGTCACAGCTACTTTTGATTTGAGGTTGCAAATAAAAGAGGTTGTCATTGCATTGAGCTACTTCAGTAAGGATAAAGAAGCTTACATCTTACAG acatctttggaaaaagttttgaaagaaaTGAAGGACAGTTTCAAACAAATATGGACCAATGAGCTTGTATTAGAAGCAACAAATGCAACTATTGCCGCCCAGAATGTACCAGAAGGACAGAGCATTATTCCACAAGGCATTGCCACACTTG aaccCCACATAAGGATAGCCCCAGTGATTGCAGACATCAGTTGGAAACTTGAAggacttaattaa
- the LOC110374358 gene encoding leucine-rich repeat protein 1, which yields MKLQCQIEVINRLYSALNIRSSGKYLKSTIAIGKEPKCETEYFILLFSTTNKTGTKYRVKSIKQVFVKCINEGKATIRFEEPPHDLCLKSEPIQLKCFMRLLKSCLTGDTKNVQLAPLSSLSVTHKDTAPTKLVIRDRSEFPIKGLPRTLESLYINGLNLCNFRRDILLLKQLVVLDLSNNAIEKIPPEFGRMPNLCELFLSNNQLGVKGEVDWRWLMGPQITNKLKLLDISGNKLGHLPKSIWKLQKLVTLKLDNNMLDKLPTTLGRISSLRYLTMTQNELTSLPCGLLQCRLEYIDLSENKLDVNETPPEPSKHTPWDFYIGSLVDLASKAVLRNKIYYAANIIPWTLVEFLDNANMCICGAPVVNNLFYMNKEFQLKDYFRVVVFNSNRKSTVTFQCYFCSPKCFNR from the exons ATGAAATTACAATGCCAAATCGAAGTTATCAACAGACTGTACAGCGCCTTAAACATAAGATCAAgcggaaaatatttaaaatcaactaTCGCAATAGGAAAAGAACCTAAATGTGAAACTGAATATTTCATCTTACTTTTCTCTACTACCAATAAAACTGGAACAAAATATCGTGTAAAGAGTATCAAACAAGTGTTTGTTAAGTGTATAAACGAAGGCAAAGCAACTATACGCTTTGAAGAGCCGCCGCATGACTTGTGTTTGAAGAGTGAACCTAtacaattgaaatgttttatgaGGTTGTTAAAATCGTGCCTGACTGGAGACACGAAGAACGTTCAACTGGCGCCTTTATCAAGTTTAAGTGTAACTCATAAGGATACAGCTCCCACGAAGCTGGTAATACGGGATCGGAGTGAATTCCCTATTAAGGGATTGCCAAGAACATTAGAATCTCTGTACATTAATGGATTGAACTTGTGCAACTTTAGAAGAGACATCCTTCTGTTGAAACAGCTTGTTGTACTTGATCTCAGTAATAATGCCATAGAGAAAATTCCTCCAGAGTTTG GAAGAATGCCGAATTTATGTGAATTGTTTCTGTCTAACAATCAACTGGGGGTAAAAGGAGAAGTGGACTGGAGATGGTTGATGGGACCCCAG ATCACAAACAAGCTGAAACTATTAGATATAAGTGGAAATAAATTAGGACATTTACCAAAGTCAATATGGAAGCTACAAAAACTAGTTACTTTGAAATTGGATAATAATATGCTGGATAAACTCCCAACAACACTGGGTCGAATAAGTAGTTtaag GTATCTTACAATGACCCAGAATGAACTAACATCCCTACCATGCGGTTTACTGCAGTGCCGTTTGGAATACATAGACCTTTCAGAAAATAAACTTGATGTCAATGAAACACCACCTGAACCCAGTAAACACACTCCTTGGGACTTTTATATTGGCAGCTTAGTAGATTTAGCTTCAAAAGCAGtactaagaaataaaatctACTATGCAGCTAATATTATACCATGGACATTAGTGGAGTTTCTTGATAACGCCAACATGTGTATCTGTGGTGCACCAGTTGTGAATAACTTATTTTACATGAATAaggaatttcaattaaaagacTATTTCCGAGTTGTTGTCTTCAATAGTAATAGAAAAAGTACAGTTACATTCCAATGCTATTTCTGTTCACCTAAATGTTTTAATAGATGa